Proteins encoded together in one Drosophila willistoni isolate 14030-0811.24 chromosome XR unlocalized genomic scaffold, UCI_dwil_1.1 Seg105, whole genome shotgun sequence window:
- the LOC6645096 gene encoding eukaryotic translation initiation factor 3 subunit E-2 yields MAQFDLTRINCQYLDRHLTFPLLEFLCGKEIYNQQELLEYILETVNKTNMIDYTMDTRKRLNLSQEMPEELVQRKAEVLATLKQLQNEVAPIMKATDILKNGESMKDSKTFVNALQKDYNFKMEHLYSAYKLAKYLYECGNYQESTSYLYFCLIVMAPNDKNYLNVLWGKLAAEILTLNWNTALEDLTRLRDYIDSANFSTIQALQQRTWLIHWSVLVFFNHPKGRDLIIEMFLYKPLYLNAIQTMCPHIMRYLATAVVINRTRRNALKDLIKVIQQESYTYRDPITEFLECLYVNFDFEGARLKLHECQTVILNDFFIVACLNEFVEDARLMIFETFCRIHQCITISMLADKLNMKPNEAECWIVNLIRNARLNAKIDSKLGHVVMGTQPLSPYQQLVEKIDSLSMRSEHLAGLIERKSKQKNQESIDSWKYY; encoded by the exons ATGGCGCAATTCGATCTAACACGTATCAACTGTCAATATCTGGACAGGCATTTAACGTTTCCTCTTCTGGAATTTTTGTGCGGCAAGGAG atctacaaccaacAAGAGCTATTGGAATACATTCTGGAGACCGTAAACAAAACGAACATGATTGATTACACTATGGACACACGGAAGCGATTGAATCTTAGCCAGGAGATGCCCGAAGAGCTAGTGCAACGAAAAGCCGAGGTGCTGGCTACGCTCAAGCAGTTGCAGAACGAAGTGGCGCCCATCATGAAGGCCACCGATATTCTGAAAAACGGCGAGAGCATGAAGGATTCGAAAACATTTGTTAATGCCTTGCAAAAGGattacaattttaaaatggaaCATTTATATAGCGCCTACAAGTTGGCCAAGTATTTGTACGAGTGCGGCAACTATCAGGAGTCCACCTCGTATTTGTATTTCTGTTTAATTGTCATGGCTCCGAATGATAAG AACTATCTGAATGTTTTGTGGGGTAAACTGGCGGCTGAAATTCTAACATTGAACTGGAACACGGCTTTGGAGGATCTGACACGTCTGCGAGATTACATTGATAGTGCCAATTTTTCAACCATTCAGGCCCTACAGCAGCGGACTTGGCTCATTCACTGGTCGGTGTTGGTTTTCTTCAATCATCCAAAAGGCCGGGATCTGATTATCGAGATGTTCCTGTATAAGCCATTGTATTTGAATGCCATTCAGACCATGTGCCCTCACATAATGCGCTATTTGGCCACCGCCGTGGTCATTAACCGTACCCGTCGCAATGCTCTAAAGGATTTGATCAAGGTTATACAACAGGAGTCGTATACATACCGCGATCCCATTACCGAATTCCTCGAGTGCCTGTAtgtgaattttgattttgaggGTGCTCGTCTCAAGTTGCACGAATGCCAGACAGTCATTCTCAACGATTTCTTCATTGTGGCCTGCCTAAATGAGTTCGTCGAGGACGCGCGTCTAATGATTTTTGAAACTTTCTGCCGTATCCATCAGTGCATCACCATTAGCATGTTGGCTGATAAACTGAACATGAAGCCCAACGAAGCCGAATGCTGGATAGTCAACTTGATTCGAAATGCCCGGCTCAATGCCAAAATTGATTCGAAACTTGGTCATGTAGTGATGGGCACTCAACCCTTGAGTCCCTATCAACAATTGGTGGAAAAAATTGACTCGCTGTCCATGCGTTCGGAGCATTTGGCCGGTCTAATTGAGCGTaagagcaaacaaaaaaatcaagaaTCCATTGACTCCTGGAAATATTATTAG
- the LOC6645097 gene encoding probable asparagine synthetase [glutamine-hydrolyzing]: MCGILAIFSSNGQSVQPRRILNSEHSLRELAYRLSGKQRHRGPDDTGVAVVESQGVALMHERLSVIGVETGHQPLYSEDGSIMLIANGEIYNYLELAKDIAQERGGYQPKSDSNVIIELYEKYGKDLLNHITGMFTFVLYDKKKRELLVARDPFGIIPLYMGQDDAGNLMFASEMKCLIGICPQLKIFPPGHFIQGQVKLESETRRYYDPIWRHGTPTQPVDLSELRMQLERAVRSHLQCDVQFGALLSGGLDSSLIASIATNVMREKDPKYRLHTFSVGMIGSPDFEHARMVARHINSHHTEIAFTVDDCLDGVRDLIYHLESYDISTVRCSLPMFYLARYVKSTGIKMILSGEGADEIFGGYLYFHQAPNYEEFHQEMVNRCEQLHVSDILRANKVTMSKGLELRVPFLDTAFVNYVMGIRPQDKIPGSLNEFDGVREKRIEKFILRKAFVQNYLPDAVLWRQKEQFSDGVGYDLIDALPKFAARHVSDDQLLEAVKRFPINPPKTKEAFYYRCIFEEQFPGEAAARTVEKWTPRMDWGCPEDPSGRAQKAHDKSYGKC, from the coding sequence ATGTGTGGTATTTTGGCCATTTTTTCGTCCAATGGCCAGTCCGTACAACCACGCCGTATCCTGAACAGTGAGCATAGTTTACGGGAATTGGCCTATCGCCTGAGTGGAAAGCAACGCCATCGAGGCCCTGACGACACTGGTGTGGCGGTTGTTGAGAGTCAGGGCGTGGCTTTAATGCACGAACGCCTCTCGGTGATTGGCGTCGAGACGGGTCATCAGCCACTGTACTCTGAGGATGGTTCCATTATGTTGATAGCCAATGGCGAGATTTACAACTATCTCGAACTGGCCAAGGATATAGCCCAGGAGCGTGGGGGCTATCAACCGAAGAGTGACAGCAATGTGATCATTGAATTGTATGAGAAGTATGGCAAGGATTTGCTTAATCACATCACTGGCATGTTCACGTTCGTTCTGTACGATAAGAAGAAACGGGAATTGCTAGTGGCCCGCGATCCCTTTGGCATTATCCCCCTTTATATGGGCCAGGACGATGCGGGTAATCTTATGTTTGCCTCTGAAATGAAATGTTTGATAGGAATTTGCCCACAACTGAAGATTTTTCCACCTGGCCACTTTATCCAGGGCCAGGTGAAACTTGAATCAGAGACCAGACGCTACTATGATCCAATTTGGAGGCATGGCACACCAACTCAGCCAGTCGACTTGAGCGAACTAAGAATGCAACTGGAGCGGGCTGTTCGATCGCATTTGCAATGCGATGTTCAGTTTGGAGCTTTGCTGTCAGGTGGCTTGGATTCCAGTTTGATAGCATCGATAGCCACGAATGTAATGCGGGAAAAGGATCCAAAGTACCGTTTGCATACATTCTCTGTGGGTATGATAGGGTCTCCGGACTTTGAGCATGCTCGCATGGTGGCCCGTCATATAAATAGCCACCACACTGAGATTGCCTTTACCGTTGACGATTGCCTGGACGGAGTGCGAGATTTGATTTATCATTTGGAGTCCTATGACATATCCACTGTACGCTGCAGCCTTCCCATGTTCTATTTGGCCAGATATGTAAAGAGCACCGGCATCAAAATGATACTATCTGGCGAGGGAGCCGATGAGATATTTGGTGGCTATCTCTACTTCCATCAAGCGCCCAATTATGAGGAGTTCCATCAGGAAATGGTCAATCGGTGTGAGCAACTCCATGTCTCCGACATTTTGCGGGCCAACAAGGTAACCATGTCCAAGGGTCTAGAGCTGCGAGTCCCATTCCTAGACACAGCGTTTGTCAACTATGTGATGGGTATACGTCCGCAGGATAAAATTCCAGGGTCCCTCAATGAATTTGATGGTGTGCGAGAGAAGCGCATCGAGAAGTTTATTTTGCGTAAGGCTTTTGTCCAAAACTATCTACCAGATGCAGTACTTTGGAGGCAAAAGGAACAGTTCTCCGATGGCGTGGGCTACGATCTTATCGATGCCCTACCCAAGTTCGCTGCACGTCACGTGAGCGACGATCAACTTCTAGAGGCTGTGAAACGTTTTCCCATTAATcctccaaaaacaaaagaagctTTCTATTATCGCTGCATATTCGAGGAGCAGTTTCCGGGTGAAGCAGCTGCTAGAACTGTGGAGAAATGGACACCGCGCATGGATTGGGGTTGTCCTGAAGATCCGTCGGGTCGTGCCCAAAAGGCACATGATAAATCCTATGGCAAGTGCTAG